A region from the Isachenkonia alkalipeptolytica genome encodes:
- a CDS encoding radical SAM protein, whose protein sequence is MNYEGQIYRPPSEAYSLILQVSIGCSHNQCSFCGMYKDKSFRLRKVEDILRDLERVREVHPVVEKIFLADGNALGIPTEALEKILGEIRRLFPECKKVSAYSAPKDILRKSPEDLKKLNSLGLSMLYLGVESGSDKILRQVNKGVTPGEMMEAGERAKEAGFTLSVTVVSGLGGKDLWQEHAWESAKVINRIQPDYFALLTLLVQEGTPLYDEVKKGTFQLLNPREVLLETQKMIEGLDLEHTIFRSNHASNYVALEGTLPRDKDSLLNKIEEAMEEAQDYSFKESYRRL, encoded by the coding sequence ATGAACTATGAAGGTCAAATTTATCGGCCTCCCAGTGAGGCCTACAGTTTAATCCTGCAAGTAAGCATCGGCTGTTCCCATAATCAGTGCAGCTTTTGCGGGATGTATAAAGATAAAAGCTTTCGCCTACGGAAGGTTGAAGACATACTTCGGGACCTGGAAAGGGTACGGGAAGTGCACCCTGTTGTGGAAAAAATATTTTTAGCCGATGGAAATGCTTTAGGAATCCCCACAGAGGCTTTGGAAAAAATCCTGGGGGAAATCCGACGACTTTTTCCCGAGTGTAAAAAGGTATCCGCATACAGTGCGCCCAAGGACATTTTACGAAAAAGCCCGGAAGATCTGAAAAAACTTAACAGCTTAGGCTTATCCATGCTTTACTTAGGAGTGGAGTCCGGCAGTGATAAGATCCTGCGACAGGTCAACAAAGGGGTTACACCCGGGGAAATGATGGAAGCCGGGGAAAGAGCAAAGGAGGCAGGCTTCACCCTGTCGGTTACAGTGGTCTCGGGACTGGGGGGCAAGGATTTATGGCAGGAACACGCATGGGAATCGGCGAAGGTCATAAATCGTATTCAGCCCGATTACTTTGCGCTTTTGACCCTGTTGGTCCAGGAGGGGACGCCCTTATATGATGAGGTGAAAAAAGGAACCTTCCAGTTGTTAAATCCAAGGGAAGTGCTACTGGAGACCCAGAAGATGATCGAGGGATTGGATTTAGAGCATACCATTTTCCGAAGCAATCATGCATCGAATTATGTGGCCTTGGAGGGAACCCTGCCCCGGGATAAAGATTCCTTGCTGAATAAAATTGAAGAGGCCATGGAAGAGGCCCAGGATTATTCCTTCAAGGAGTCCTACCGAAGGCTGTAA
- a CDS encoding class 1 isoprenoid biosynthesis enzyme — protein sequence MEKMRKEVPWKSSLPGGSSLYQQALSLWEDSSLGKREKEIPVVGFKEKQETEKAILNFSEEMEKSKSKEQLERGLKEFLIKGPIFASPGKTILQDPAFFRSSEEFLEKVQKYEPDFPREDTGQALRNVWIMNLLQKAFGVTVSCTDGVFGYSMLYPYTDNFMDDPKISKGEKYLACDRLNRRLAGEKDTPRGRKEEKIFHMIEKIEKTFPRASYPRVFQSLLYIHHSQRESLRQQTLIVKSEERKKAQREEEVLQISFHKGGASVLADGYLVKGNLLPEEEKFCYNYGVLLQMADDLQDCKEDYENQHHTLFSMDYAREPLDGKARQLIVFSEKVFGDAQGIMKAVEMPLFLFEHTLWLILGSVLMTPSGFTPDFLQWAEDRLPVSRRFLETQREIIMKKVKNSRFMTGEKFGETVVK from the coding sequence ATGGAGAAAATGAGAAAAGAAGTGCCTTGGAAAAGCTCTCTTCCCGGGGGTTCTTCTTTATATCAGCAGGCCTTAAGTCTTTGGGAAGACTCTTCTTTAGGAAAAAGGGAAAAAGAAATTCCCGTGGTGGGTTTCAAAGAAAAACAGGAAACGGAAAAGGCGATTCTGAATTTCTCAGAGGAAATGGAAAAGTCCAAATCGAAAGAGCAGCTGGAAAGGGGGCTAAAAGAATTTTTGATAAAGGGTCCGATCTTTGCTTCCCCTGGGAAAACAATTTTACAGGATCCCGCTTTTTTCAGAAGCTCCGAAGAATTTCTTGAAAAAGTACAAAAATATGAGCCGGATTTCCCCCGGGAAGATACGGGACAGGCCCTGCGGAATGTATGGATCATGAACCTGCTTCAAAAGGCTTTTGGGGTGACTGTGTCCTGTACCGACGGGGTTTTCGGATACAGTATGCTGTACCCTTATACAGACAACTTTATGGATGATCCGAAGATCAGCAAAGGGGAAAAATATCTGGCCTGTGATCGTTTAAACCGGCGCTTGGCAGGGGAAAAAGATACGCCCCGGGGAAGGAAAGAGGAAAAAATTTTTCATATGATTGAAAAAATTGAAAAAACCTTTCCCAGAGCATCCTATCCCCGGGTTTTTCAAAGTCTGCTGTATATTCATCACAGCCAGCGAGAAAGTTTAAGACAGCAAACACTGATTGTTAAAAGCGAGGAACGGAAGAAAGCACAAAGGGAAGAAGAGGTGCTGCAAATCAGTTTTCATAAAGGGGGGGCTTCCGTACTGGCGGATGGGTATTTGGTGAAAGGGAACCTTCTGCCCGAGGAAGAAAAGTTTTGTTATAATTACGGGGTGCTTTTACAAATGGCGGACGATCTGCAGGACTGTAAAGAGGATTATGAAAACCAACACCATACCCTTTTTTCCATGGATTATGCCAGGGAACCCTTAGACGGGAAAGCCCGTCAATTAATCGTATTTTCAGAAAAAGTTTTTGGAGATGCCCAGGGCATTATGAAGGCAGTGGAAATGCCCCTTTTTCTCTTTGAACACACCCTGTGGCTGATTTTAGGATCGGTACTGATGACCCCCTCCGGTTTCACCCCGGATTTTCTGCAATGGGCAGAGGACCGTCTCCCTGTGTCCCGAAGATTTTTAGAAACCCAAAGGGAGATTATCATGAAGAAAGTTAAAAATTCCCGGTTCATGACCGGTGAAAAATTTGGGGAAACTGTGGTAAAATAA